One Intestinimonas butyriciproducens genomic window, GCCTCATAGCCATCCATCATCGGCATCCGCAGGTCCATCAGCACCGCGTCATACCAGCCCGGCTCGGACACCTGGAACTTCTCCAGGCAGATTCGACCGTTTTCCGCCCAGGTCAGCTCAAATCCATAGGGGGCAAGCAGCTCACGGGCGATTTCCCAATTCAGTTCATTGTCCTCCGCTATCAGAAGCCGCCTGCCGGTATAGTCCGCCCCGGCCTTCTGGTCGGCCTCGTTCTTGGCCTCCGCCCCTTCCTTGAAGCGGCTGAGCCCATAGTACAGCGTGGACTTGAACAGCGGCTTGGAGAGAAAGCCGCTGACCCCTGTAGCCCGGGCCTCCGCCTCGATGCTGCTCCAATCATAGGCGGAGATGATCAGGATGGGAACGTCTTCCCCAATCTTCTCCCGCATCCTTCGTGCAGTCTCGATGCCGTCCATACCGGGCATCTGCCAGTCCAGGAGCACGATGTGGTAATCCCGCGCCTCCGCATGGCGGCGCTCCGCCATCTCAACGGCGGAGGAGCCGTCCAGCGTCCAGTCTGCCCGCAGTCCGATCTCTTGCAGTGCGTCGGCGGCGCTGATGCAGAGCCGCTCGTCGTCGTCCACCACCAGGATGTCCCAGGCGGGCAGGAGCATCTCCTCCTCCCGCTCTTCGAATCGCTCCAGATCCAGCGTCACATGGAACTGGCTGCCCTTGTTCAGCTCGCTCTGTACCTCGATAGTGCCGTCCATGGCGTCTACGATGTGCTTGGTGATGGCCATGCCCAAACCGCTGCCCTCGGTCTTGTGGACCCGTTTGTTGTCCTCCCGCACAAAAGACTCAAAAATCCGGCTCTGGAATTCTGGGGACATGCCGATGCCGGTGTCCTCGACCGAGAAGTGGGTGCGGATGTATCCCTCCCCTTTTGGAGAGGGCTCTTGGCTCAGCGTCACATGAATTTGGCCGCCGGCAGGCGTGAATTTCAGCGCATTGGAGAGCAGGTTGATCAGGGCCTGGTTGAGGCGCACGCCGTCACAGTAGACTCGCTCCTCCCGGATGTCCTGGATGAAGATGTCAAACACCTGCTTTTTCGCGCTGATTTGGGGCTGTACTATACTGACGATGTTGTCCATGACCTCCCGCAGGGAGATGAGCTCCATGTCCAGCGTCAGCTTGCCGCTTTCGATCTTGGACATGTCCAGCACGTCGTTGATGAGGCTCAGCAGATACCGGCTGGAGAACGTGATCTTCCGCAGGTAGTCCTTCACCTGGTCCGGTTTGTCGATATTCGTGGTGGCGATGGCCGTCATGCCCACGATGGCGTTCATGGGGGTGCGGATGTCGTGGCTCATATTGGACAGGAATTCGCTCTTAGCCTGGTTGGCGCGCTCCGCCTTCTGCCTCGTCTTGTCCAGCTCCACCATCTGCTGCCGGGAGAGGCGGAAATAGCCCAGAAAGATCGCCAGCATTGCCAGCATGATAATACTGCACCCGGCCAGGGCGGTCCACACACGCTGATTGCCCAGAGTAGTCAGCGTCTCGTCCAGAACGCCGCGGGGCATAACCGTGACTATGGTCCACTCCGTATTGGGCAGGGGCGCGCAATAGGCGTGTCTCATCTCGCCGCCGATGGGCACCACCATGCTGAACTCCGTGCGGGTCTCCACGGCCTGCCGCAACTCCGCCATCGTGTCGTCGATGTCTTCCAGGCCGTAGTCCCGGCCATTTCCCCTGATCCAGTCGTAGCAGCTGTCGGGTGGGATGTCCGTATTTTTTGCCACAAAACTGCCGTCGGCCCGGATGATATGGGTGAAGATCAGGGTGTTGTCCACGCCCAGGGAAAGGGCGTCGCTGAGCTGTTTGATGGGAAAGCCCGCCACCAGGGCGGTACACCTCTGTCCGCCGGGCATGGGGTAGCCCACATCGTTGGGATAGCCCACGGAGATACCATAGAGCAGCATCATCTCGCCGCCGGCCGTGGTCCCCAGGGTCACCAGCTTGTCGCCGCTGTTCATGCTGACCAGGAAAATCTCCTTGTTCTCCAGCGCCACATCCTCCCCGCAGAGGACCTCGGCCTCTCCCTCGGTGCTGTAGAGCGCCAAGTGGACAAAGCCCCGGTATGCGGCCGCTCTCTTGAGCCGCTCTCTGGTCGTCTGATCCAGGGCGGTCACGCTCTCCGGCGGTATCGCCTGGACGATCCCCCCACCTGAATCATCTGTGTACTCGTCATCGTCTCAAAATGGTGCTGGATATGGGTGCTCATACCCTCCATATAGGTACCCACCACCTGGTTCAGGGCCGCGTTGTTCTGCCTGCCCATAAGGTTGGTAATCGCCGAAAACACGCCGATGCACAGGGCCAGAAGACCGACAAAACTGACCCCTAAAAACCAAATGGTCTTCTTATACATGCCACTTCCCCTGCCTTTGCCCGCACCGCCCCGCTCCGGCGGCGGAAACAGAATGATGCTCTTCCTCCGGCACGGCATTGCGGCAGAACGTGCCGCATCAGATTGCGCCGTTTTTCAACGTCGAGGGACTTGGGGAAACGGGCGTCCATCCCCGCCCTCCGGTGCCCGCACCTCCGCCGGCCCCTACAGCGCTGTGTTTTATCTGCCGATCGCGCCGATGGCTCCGACTATCCGCTCATAGGCCAGTGTGATCTCCGGCAGCATGGCATAAGCCCCGTCCGGGTCCCCAGCACGCAGCAGCTCCACCTGGCGGGTGAACAGCGGACACAGCGCCGTCATCGACAGGTTCCCGGTCATCCCCTTCAACGTATGGGCCGCCCGCAGTGCCTCCTCCGTGTCCCGCTTGTCCGCCGCCGCCAGGAGCTGCGCGTAATTGGCGTCGCCGGTAAACCTCTGCAGCATCCGCTCCAAGAGTGCCTCGTTTCCCATAAACCGTTCCAGCGCGCCGTGCACGTCGACGCCCGCAGCGGTGAGTTGTTCCTTTTTCCAAGCTTCCATTCTGGCTTCTCCTTTTCGTTTACTCCGACTGGTACAGTCCGGCGAGTGATTCCTCCACCGAGAAAAAGGCGTCCAGCAGTTTAGGATTGAATACGCCGCACGCTCCGCCGCGGATCATCTCCAGTACCTGCGCCCGGGGGAAAGCGTCCTTGTAGACCCGCTTGCAGCTCAGCGCGTCGTATACATCGGCCAGAGAGACGATCTGTGCCCAGGGAGAGATCTCGTCCCCCTTCAGGCCGTCCGGGTACCCGCCCCCGTCCCAGCGCTCATGGTGGTGGCGGGCGATGTCACAGGCATAGTAATAGGCCCCGTTCTCCCGCAGCTGCGGGATCCGTCCCAACAGCCGGGCCCCCTCTGTCGTGTGGGTCTTCATGATCTCAAACTCCTTCGGCGTCAGGCGGCCGGGTTTGTTCAAAATGGCGTCGGGGATGGCGATCTTTCCCACGTCGTGCATGATGGAGGCCAGGGCGATCTGTTCCGTGCTCTCCCGGGTCAGTCCCTCCCCCCAGGCGGTGTGCTCCAGCATATATTGGGTGATGTCGTGGATGCGCCGGACATGGTCCCCGGACTCCTCGCTTCGAAATTCGATGGCCGTGGACAGCGCTTCGATCATCCCCTGGTTGAGCAGAATAATCCGCTCGGCCTGCCGGAGCAGCTCGGCCTGCTGCTTCATGACCTGGCTGGACAGGCTCTTCCTGGCCCGAAACAGCTCCACCACTGAATTGACCCGTCGCGTCACGATATAGGGTACCACCGGTTTGCTGATGACATCCATGACTCCCAGATTGTAAGCCTCCCGCATCAAGGCGTCTCTGCTCTCGGCCGTGATGAGGAACACCGGCACTTCATCCACAAGCCCCAATCCCTTGAGATGCTGCAAGGTCTCCAGGCCGTCCATCTCCGGCATCATCACGTCCAGAAGGACCGCGCAGTAGTTCTCCGGCGCCGCCGTGATCTTCTCCAGTCCGACCCGACCGTCTTCCGCTTCCTCCACCTTGTAATAGGCAGAGAAAATATTGTCCAGGATGCCGCGGTTGATCGCGTCGTCATCCACGATCAGCAGCGTCTGCGGGGCGACGTATGGGACATTCCCTATGGTCTGTTCCATCTGGCCACACTCTCCTTTGCGCGTTCTCGCCCGGTTCCCCTGCAAAAAGGAAAACAGAGCGCAAGGGCCGCTCCCAAGAAAGGGCCTTTGGTCTCTGTTATTGCCGCTGCTCTTTCTGCAGTAATGCGTTCATTTTTGATTTATTATATAAAAAACTCGTTTTTTTACAATATACTAACTTTGACCGTATGTATATAGTATTGCAGAAATTTTTGTTACCTGCTATCATAGGGGCAAGCCTAAGGAAGGGACATGATATAGTATGGAGCAGTATGAGACCTTGTTCTCCCGGGTCTATCAGGATTTGAAAGGGCGGATCGTGACCGGACAGCTCCCCGCCGGCAGCGACTTCCCCTCCATCCAGCGCCTGCGGCAGGAATACCAGATCGGTTTTCGCACCGCGAAAGAGGTGACGGTCAGGCTGCGGGAAGATGGCTACATCGCCTCCAGAGACAGAAAACCGCCGCAGGTCTGCTGGGAGGGCGGCATGCCCGCCGCCCTTGCAGTGCTGTCCCACAGGGGACATCTGTCGGAACTGTATGACGCCCTTGCGGTCGTCATGCCGCTGCTGTCATCCTTTGCCTCCCAGACATGTGATATGCGTCTCTTGCCCTGTTATGAACAGACGAAGCGGGCCATGCACCGGGGCATAAAGCCCCACGAGTGGGGCCTTATGCCCCGGCTGTGCCGGGAACTGTTTCAAGCGTGCGGAAACCCTTTGTTTTCTGAAGTCTATGCCCGCTTTAACCGGTATAGCCACCTGCCGTTTTTCTTTGCGTGTGACGACTCCCCACTTCTCGCGCAAATGGACCGGTATGGGGATTTTTTCGCGGCCCTGGAAAACCGGAACATCCAGGAAAAATACAACTGGCTGACTGCCAGTTATCTGCGCACTGCGGACGCCGTTCGGATGTCGCTCCGTCGGCTGGAGGCGGAGTACCGGGACGTAGCGCTTCCCCCGGCGGAGCCCTTTCAGTGGAAAAGTCTGTATGGATGCGATCCGATCTATATCCAGATCACACAGGATCTTATCACCAAGATCAACACCGGCGTCTATCCGCTGGAACAGTATCTTCCCCATGAAGCCGAACTCGCCAAAGCCTACGGCGTCTCCCTGACCACGGTGCGCAAAGCGCTGGCCGAACTGCGGTGGCTTGGTTACTGCCGTACCCTCAACGTAAAGGGCAGCATCGCCCAGAGGCGTTCCATTGAGACCGCCCGCCGCACCGTGCGGAATCCCACCCGAAAGCGGGACGCGATGCGGTATCTCTACGGACTGCAATTCATGGCCCTGCTGGCCGGCCCTGCCGCACGGCTGGCCGCTCCGCGTTTCACCGCGGAGGAGAAAGCGGCCTTGGCGGCCCAGTTCAAGCGCCCCGACGCCATCCCGCTGATCCTCCTGGTAGAGTGCATCGGCAGGCATCTGGACCCGGAGCCCTTGCGGGCAATTTTCCTTGAGACAGAGCACCTGGTGCGCTGGGACTACTGCACCCTTCTGCATGAGCCCCGTTCCGAGAGGGTCCGGCGGGTAAACCACAAAAGCCGTGCCGCCTTCGACGCTCTGCTGGCGGAGGATATGGAGACCTTTTCCCTGGAGATGGCCGACTACTACCGCCGCTCTTTCCAGATGGTCCGGACACAGTATATCCAGTATTACCGGCTCGGCGAGGCGGAGGCCGTCATGGCTCCACCTTTGGGGCTCCTCTAACCTGCCGCTTCCCGGCGGCAGAAGGGCAAAACGCTCCCGGGCTGCGGTGGGATAGCAGCCCGGGAGCGTTTCAGCATCCATATTGCCGGCTCTCCTCGGGACTCCGTCGGCTGTTCACATTTTCAGGCCCCTGTAGCGGTTCAGACAGGCAAAAATCTCCTGCTTTCTCGGCCGCGCCAGAAACGCGACGCCGGATCGGCTCTCACAGAGGGCCGCCAAGGTGTCCCGCTCCATCAGCTCATCCAGCGCGTCCACCACCTGCCGCAGCGTCCGCCTGCCGTCCAGCAGGTGCTTCTGCGCATAGAGCATGCAGTAGCCCAGGGCGGCTGTCTGCTCGCTGTCGATCAACTGCTCCACATACCGCAGATCGATGGTCTCCCGGTTGAGGGATACCCCATCCCGGCCCATGGTCTTGAGTTTGATTCGGTCCCCGCTCTGGAATTCCGGCGAAGCCTTGGGGCGCCGGTCAAGGTTCAGCGCCCCCGCCGGCTCCGGCGGCGCGCTGTTTATCGGGAATGCCTCGGCTTCCCGCTTTGCAAGGGCGGTGATGTCCCGGGGCACATACCGTTCCATTTGTATGATGTGGTCGGCGATGTGGAAGTACGCGCCGGAGCTCCCGGCCACGATTACTGTGGAAATACCGTGGGCGTCATACAATTCCCGGGTCCGCTCGATAAACGGCGTGATGGGCTCCATATCCCGGTGGATGACCCGCTGCATCAGTTCGTCCCGGATCATGAAGTTGGTGGCGCTGGTATCCTCGTCGATCAGAAGCAGGGAGGCCCCCGCCTCCATGCTCTCGACCACATTGGCCGCCTGGGACGTGCTGCCGCTGGCGTCCTCGGTCACAAACCGGGTGGTGTCTTTGCCGTTGGGCAGATGGTTGATGAACATGGAGATATCCGTCCGCTGGACGCTCCTTCCGTCCTCGGCGCGGATCTTCATGGCGCCGTCTTCCGTGATGACATACTCCCGACCATCCCCGGCAATATGGTTGTATACCCCGAGCTCCAGTGCCTTCAGCAGAGTGGACTTGCCATGATAGCCGCCGCCCACGATAAGGGTGACGCCCTTCCTGATCCCCATGCCGGTGAGCTTGCCCCTGTGGGGTAGCTCCAGGGTCACGGCCAGCTCCTTGGGAGACTGGAACACCACACCCTCCCTCATGGGCCGGGCGGAAACCCCCGAAGCCCTGGGCAGGATGCTCCCGTCCGCCACAAAAGCGCACAGGCCCAATCCGGGAAGCGCCTCACGGATATAGTGCTGGTCCTCCGCCAGATCGGCCACAGCCTGTAGCCGCTTGGCATCCAGGTTCCGGTAAAGCAGCGCAGTCTGCACACACCTTGGCAGGAGATCGAACAATATCTTCTCCAACTCCCGGGCGTTGATGGTCCGCCCATTGGCCGGGAAGCCCACCTCAAGGCGCAGCAGAAGGTCGCCGCTCCTGGGGTCCAGGCGGCATGCGGTGCGCTCCAGCACCTCCTGGCCGCAGCGGCTCACCGAGACCAGGCCGCTGTGCCCCGAACCCTTGGCCTGGAAGGACACCTGCTCCGCCTGCCGCCCAAACCGGCGGGTCAGCTCGTCCTGAAGCGCAATACGCTGGCAGGGCATCCGGTACAGTGTCCGTGGAAAGGCGGCAGTCTGCCCGCTCACATGGATGCTCAGCTTGGAGGGCGCGGCAAAGGGGTCTCCCTGGACATGGTCGATAGAGAGCACATACCCAGGAAACTGGTAGGTCCCCTTTGTGTCCTTATAGGCCGGATATCCTTTCCGGTCGATCCTGGCGAGCAGCTCCTTTAAGTCTGTCGATGTCTGCATAATGTCGGTTCTCCCCCAGTCTGGTGTCTGATATTCTCGACGGCCGCAGTCTATGGACAAGCCGGACCGCCCCGTTTCTGTTTGGGAGCCTTTTTGTGCCGTCTGTACATTCTGGGGCAGTTCAAAGCAGGTGCTTTGGGTTTGGAACATCGCAACACTATAGATGCCGCAGATCCCAACCAAAACCAAATCACACCTCAGCGAAACGGTTGTGATCTGAAAAGGTGGAGCGGCGGAGTGAATGAGCGATGACTCTGGGATAAAAAGCTCATCGCAAGCGGTATACCGCTTGCGATGAATTGCCCCAATGCGGTAAAAAGGCTCTTTTATCGGCCAAACCGGCCTTCTGGCCGGCGGCGCGTTTGCGCCGTATATTCGAGCGCAGCGAGAATTGCGCAGTTCGGATTCATTTCGCCCGAGCATTTTAATCTCTTACGATATCCATAAAAATACCCACACCCTTTCGGTGTGGGTATTTTTATGGTGACCCAGCGGGGATTCGAACCCCGGACCCATTGCTTAAAAGGCAATTGCTCTGCCAACTGAGCTACTGAGTCACATCATATTGATTCGCCAAAAGACTTTTTAAAAGCCTTCTCGGCGCTGTTTCTGGCTGGGATGGCTGGACTCGAACCAGCGAATGCGGGAGTCAAAGTCCCGTGCCTTACCGCTTGGCTACACCCCATGATCGCAAAGTCGAAAGCGAAAAGCCGGAGCGGACGCTCCGGCCCTCTCGCCTTGAGGTCATATGGGGTGGATGATGGGACTCGAACCCACGACACTCGGAACCACAATCCGATGCTCTACCAACTGAACTACATCCACCATATGGAAGACCTGCGGAAAACGACACACCGAGTCTCTAAGAGAGACCGGGGGTGTTTCTGGTAC contains:
- a CDS encoding hybrid sensor histidine kinase/response regulator; translation: MTALDQTTRERLKRAAAYRGFVHLALYSTEGEAEVLCGEDVALENKEIFLVSMNSGDKLVTLGTTAGGEMMLLYGISVGYPNDVGYPMPGGQRCTALVAGFPIKQLSDALSLGVDNTLIFTHIIRADGSFVAKNTDIPPDSCYDWIRGNGRDYGLEDIDDTMAELRQAVETRTEFSMVVPIGGEMRHAYCAPLPNTEWTIVTVMPRGVLDETLTTLGNQRVWTALAGCSIIMLAMLAIFLGYFRLSRQQMVELDKTRQKAERANQAKSEFLSNMSHDIRTPMNAIVGMTAIATTNIDKPDQVKDYLRKITFSSRYLLSLINDVLDMSKIESGKLTLDMELISLREVMDNIVSIVQPQISAKKQVFDIFIQDIREERVYCDGVRLNQALINLLSNALKFTPAGGQIHVTLSQEPSPKGEGYIRTHFSVEDTGIGMSPEFQSRIFESFVREDNKRVHKTEGSGLGMAITKHIVDAMDGTIEVQSELNKGSQFHVTLDLERFEEREEEMLLPAWDILVVDDDERLCISAADALQEIGLRADWTLDGSSAVEMAERRHAEARDYHIVLLDWQMPGMDGIETARRMREKIGEDVPILIISAYDWSSIEAEARATGVSGFLSKPLFKSTLYYGLSRFKEGAEAKNEADQKAGADYTGRRLLIAEDNELNWEIARELLAPYGFELTWAENGRICLEKFQVSEPGWYDAVLMDLRMPMMDGYEATRAIRACDRPDADIPIIAMTADAFSEDIQRCIQCVMNAHAAKPLDMRELLRTLQGLMSPTANGPG
- a CDS encoding Hpt domain-containing protein; translation: MEAWKKEQLTAAGVDVHGALERFMGNEALLERMLQRFTGDANYAQLLAAADKRDTEEALRAAHTLKGMTGNLSMTALCPLFTRQVELLRAGDPDGAYAMLPEITLAYERIVGAIGAIGR
- a CDS encoding HD-GYP domain-containing protein, with translation MEQTIGNVPYVAPQTLLIVDDDAINRGILDNIFSAYYKVEEAEDGRVGLEKITAAPENYCAVLLDVMMPEMDGLETLQHLKGLGLVDEVPVFLITAESRDALMREAYNLGVMDVISKPVVPYIVTRRVNSVVELFRARKSLSSQVMKQQAELLRQAERIILLNQGMIEALSTAIEFRSEESGDHVRRIHDITQYMLEHTAWGEGLTRESTEQIALASIMHDVGKIAIPDAILNKPGRLTPKEFEIMKTHTTEGARLLGRIPQLRENGAYYYACDIARHHHERWDGGGYPDGLKGDEISPWAQIVSLADVYDALSCKRVYKDAFPRAQVLEMIRGGACGVFNPKLLDAFFSVEESLAGLYQSE
- a CDS encoding GntR family transcriptional regulator produces the protein MEQYETLFSRVYQDLKGRIVTGQLPAGSDFPSIQRLRQEYQIGFRTAKEVTVRLREDGYIASRDRKPPQVCWEGGMPAALAVLSHRGHLSELYDALAVVMPLLSSFASQTCDMRLLPCYEQTKRAMHRGIKPHEWGLMPRLCRELFQACGNPLFSEVYARFNRYSHLPFFFACDDSPLLAQMDRYGDFFAALENRNIQEKYNWLTASYLRTADAVRMSLRRLEAEYRDVALPPAEPFQWKSLYGCDPIYIQITQDLITKINTGVYPLEQYLPHEAELAKAYGVSLTTVRKALAELRWLGYCRTLNVKGSIAQRRSIETARRTVRNPTRKRDAMRYLYGLQFMALLAGPAARLAAPRFTAEEKAALAAQFKRPDAIPLILLVECIGRHLDPEPLRAIFLETEHLVRWDYCTLLHEPRSERVRRVNHKSRAAFDALLAEDMETFSLEMADYYRRSFQMVRTQYIQYYRLGEAEAVMAPPLGLL
- a CDS encoding ABC-ATPase domain-containing protein codes for the protein MQTSTDLKELLARIDRKGYPAYKDTKGTYQFPGYVLSIDHVQGDPFAAPSKLSIHVSGQTAAFPRTLYRMPCQRIALQDELTRRFGRQAEQVSFQAKGSGHSGLVSVSRCGQEVLERTACRLDPRSGDLLLRLEVGFPANGRTINARELEKILFDLLPRCVQTALLYRNLDAKRLQAVADLAEDQHYIREALPGLGLCAFVADGSILPRASGVSARPMREGVVFQSPKELAVTLELPHRGKLTGMGIRKGVTLIVGGGYHGKSTLLKALELGVYNHIAGDGREYVITEDGAMKIRAEDGRSVQRTDISMFINHLPNGKDTTRFVTEDASGSTSQAANVVESMEAGASLLLIDEDTSATNFMIRDELMQRVIHRDMEPITPFIERTRELYDAHGISTVIVAGSSGAYFHIADHIIQMERYVPRDITALAKREAEAFPINSAPPEPAGALNLDRRPKASPEFQSGDRIKLKTMGRDGVSLNRETIDLRYVEQLIDSEQTAALGYCMLYAQKHLLDGRRTLRQVVDALDELMERDTLAALCESRSGVAFLARPRKQEIFACLNRYRGLKM